A single window of Rhodococcus jostii RHA1 DNA harbors:
- a CDS encoding heavy-metal-associated domain-containing protein, with protein sequence MSTSSVTVSGMTCNHCVSSVTEEISALPGVTNVNVDLATGKVVIDSTTDLDPSAVAGAVEEAGYSVAG encoded by the coding sequence GTGAGCACCTCGAGCGTCACCGTCAGCGGCATGACCTGCAACCACTGCGTGTCCTCGGTCACCGAGGAGATCAGCGCACTTCCCGGCGTCACCAACGTCAACGTCGATCTGGCCACCGGCAAGGTCGTCATCGACAGCACCACCGACCTCGATCCGAGTGCTGTCGCGGGCGCTGTCGAAGAAGCCGGATATTCCGTCGCCGGCTGA
- a CDS encoding heavy metal translocating P-type ATPase, protein MTRGTDIAAPPDSQIELAIGGMTCASCANRIERKLNKLDGVTATVNYATEKARVHYDAADVSPEDLVATVEQAGYTARLPEVKPPAPEEEDPAAELRQRLLASAVLTVPVIAMAMIPALQFTNWQWLSLTLAAPVVVWGAWPFHKAAWTNLRHGTATMDTLVSMGTLAAFGWSLYALFWGTAGMPGMTHPFELTIARVDGTGNIYLEAAAGVTTFILAGRFFEARAKRRAGAALRALLELGAKEVSVLRDGTEQLIGIDQLDVGDLFVVRPGEKIATDGVVVEGSSAVDASMLTGESVPVEVSPDSQVAGATVNVGGRIVVRASRIGADTQLAQMAWMVEDAQTGKAEVQRLADRISGIFVPIVIALSVATLGFWIGTGGSIAAAFTAAVAVLIIACPCALGLATPTALMVGTGRGAQLGILIKGPEVLESTRRVDTVVVDKTGTVTTGTMSLHDVVAADGQDEEQVLRYAGALEDASEHPIARAITRGAKERLTTLPAVEQFTNIAGLGVQGMIDGHAVVIGRAKLLRDWSLQLTTELQRVADAAESEGKTAVGIGWDGKARGVLVVADTVKPTSREAVAQFRELGLTPIMLTGDNTSAARAIAAQVGIGEVVAEVLPQDKVDVIKRLQADGKVVAMVGDGVNDAAALAQADLGLAMGTGTDVAIEASDLTLVRGDLRAAADAIRLSRRTLSTIKGNLFWAFAYNVAALPLAAAGLLNPMLAGAAMAFSSVFVVSNSLRLRRFQPLTTPTRGEHS, encoded by the coding sequence ATGACCCGCGGGACCGACATCGCGGCACCGCCCGATTCCCAGATCGAACTGGCCATCGGCGGAATGACCTGCGCGTCGTGCGCCAACCGCATCGAGCGCAAGCTGAACAAACTGGACGGCGTCACCGCGACCGTCAACTACGCGACGGAGAAGGCCCGCGTCCATTACGACGCCGCCGACGTCTCGCCCGAAGACCTCGTCGCCACGGTCGAGCAGGCCGGGTACACGGCGCGACTGCCCGAGGTGAAGCCCCCGGCCCCGGAGGAAGAGGACCCGGCGGCGGAACTGCGGCAGCGGCTGCTCGCGTCGGCGGTGCTGACGGTCCCCGTCATCGCGATGGCGATGATCCCGGCGCTGCAGTTCACCAACTGGCAGTGGCTCTCGCTCACCCTCGCGGCCCCGGTCGTGGTCTGGGGTGCGTGGCCGTTCCACAAGGCCGCCTGGACGAACCTGCGGCACGGCACCGCGACCATGGACACCCTGGTGTCGATGGGCACACTGGCCGCGTTCGGTTGGTCGCTGTACGCACTGTTCTGGGGCACCGCCGGCATGCCGGGGATGACGCACCCGTTCGAGCTCACGATCGCGCGGGTCGACGGCACCGGCAACATCTATCTGGAGGCCGCGGCCGGCGTCACCACGTTCATCCTCGCCGGCCGCTTCTTCGAGGCCCGCGCCAAACGGCGGGCGGGAGCGGCGCTGCGGGCGCTGCTCGAACTGGGCGCCAAGGAAGTGTCGGTGCTGCGTGATGGCACCGAACAGCTGATCGGCATCGACCAGCTCGACGTCGGCGACCTCTTCGTGGTCCGTCCCGGCGAGAAGATCGCCACCGACGGCGTCGTCGTCGAAGGTTCGTCGGCGGTGGACGCGTCGATGCTGACCGGTGAATCCGTGCCGGTCGAGGTGTCGCCGGACTCCCAGGTGGCGGGTGCGACGGTCAACGTCGGCGGCCGAATCGTGGTTCGCGCCAGCCGGATCGGAGCCGACACGCAGCTCGCGCAGATGGCGTGGATGGTCGAGGACGCGCAGACCGGCAAGGCCGAGGTGCAACGCCTGGCCGACCGGATCTCCGGCATCTTCGTCCCGATCGTGATCGCGTTGTCGGTCGCGACCCTCGGTTTCTGGATCGGCACCGGCGGTTCGATCGCCGCCGCGTTCACCGCAGCGGTCGCCGTCCTGATCATCGCGTGCCCGTGTGCGCTCGGACTCGCCACCCCGACCGCCCTCATGGTGGGCACGGGACGCGGGGCCCAGCTGGGCATCCTGATCAAGGGACCCGAGGTTCTGGAATCGACGCGGCGGGTCGACACCGTGGTGGTCGACAAGACCGGAACCGTCACCACCGGCACGATGTCGCTGCACGACGTGGTCGCCGCGGACGGTCAGGACGAGGAGCAGGTGCTCCGGTACGCCGGCGCGCTCGAGGACGCGTCCGAGCACCCCATCGCGCGGGCGATCACCCGCGGCGCGAAGGAGCGGCTGACGACGCTCCCCGCAGTAGAACAGTTCACCAACATCGCCGGTCTCGGCGTCCAGGGCATGATCGACGGACACGCGGTGGTCATCGGCCGCGCGAAACTGCTCCGCGACTGGTCGCTGCAGCTCACCACGGAACTCCAGCGCGTCGCCGACGCGGCGGAATCGGAGGGCAAGACCGCCGTCGGGATCGGCTGGGACGGAAAGGCGCGCGGCGTGCTCGTGGTCGCCGACACCGTGAAGCCGACGTCACGCGAGGCGGTGGCGCAGTTCCGCGAACTGGGCCTCACCCCGATCATGCTCACCGGCGACAACACTTCCGCGGCCCGGGCCATCGCCGCCCAGGTCGGCATCGGCGAAGTCGTCGCGGAGGTACTGCCCCAGGACAAGGTCGACGTGATCAAGCGTCTGCAGGCCGACGGCAAGGTGGTCGCGATGGTCGGCGACGGGGTCAATGACGCCGCCGCCCTCGCACAGGCCGACCTCGGTCTCGCCATGGGAACCGGGACGGACGTGGCCATCGAGGCCAGCGACCTCACGCTGGTACGCGGCGACCTCCGGGCCGCGGCCGACGCGATCCGGTTGTCGCGCAGGACGTTGAGCACGATCAAGGGCAACCTGTTCTGGGCCTTCGCCTACAACGTCGCGGCGTTGCCGCTGGCCGCGGCGGGCCTGCTCAACCCCATGTTGGCGGGTGCCGCCATGGCATTCTCATCGGTGTTCGTCGTGAGCAACAGCCTGCGACTGCGCCGCTTCCAGCCCCTGACCACTCCCACCCGAGGGGAACACTCATGA
- a CDS encoding metal-sensitive transcriptional regulator, which translates to MTEQPTTTDHADEHTTGHGYISAKDDYLKRLRRIEGQARGLQRMVEDEKYCIDILTQVSAMTKALQAVALGLLEDHISHCVVDAAVAGGTEADAKIKEATDAIARLVRS; encoded by the coding sequence ATGACCGAGCAACCGACCACCACCGACCACGCTGACGAGCACACCACCGGCCACGGGTACATCAGCGCCAAGGACGACTACCTGAAGCGCCTGCGCCGCATCGAGGGCCAGGCGCGGGGTCTGCAGCGGATGGTCGAGGACGAGAAGTACTGCATCGACATCCTCACCCAGGTCTCCGCGATGACCAAGGCGCTGCAGGCCGTGGCGCTGGGTCTGCTCGAAGACCACATCAGCCACTGCGTCGTCGACGCCGCCGTCGCGGGCGGCACCGAGGCCGACGCGAAGATCAAGGAAGCCACCGACGCCATCGCACGACTGGTGCGTTCCTGA
- a CDS encoding heavy metal translocating P-type ATPase, with protein sequence MSHDHQQQEVEQVRDTGHAGHGEHADRHAGHGAQGEVFRQKFWISLALSVPVVVFSHMFADLLGYTVPDFPGASWIPPVVGTAIFFYGGAPFLTGAWGELKSRRPGMMLLIGMAITVAFLASWVTTLQIGGFNLDFWWELALLIVIMLLGHWLEMRALGSASGALDALAALLPDTADRVTDDGITEVPVSELATGDLVLVRAGGRIPADGTVEDGRAEVDESMITGESNPVPRSVGDTVVAGTVATDSALRIQVGAVGEDTALAGIQRLVADAQSSSSRAQALADRAAAFLFYFASIAGLLTFVVWSLLGNVDEAVVRTVTVLVIACPHALGLAIPLVIAISTERAAKAGVLVKDRLALERMRNVDVVLFDKTGTLTQGRHVVTGVVTTAGVTEAELLALAGAVEADSEHPVARAIVAEAGANVPGDERRTASDFRSLPGRGVRANVDGTPVEVGGPAMLTELNVTVPDDVAAQTTRWVERGASVLHVVRDGRVLGALALEDAVREESRQAIDALHARGVKVAMITGDARQVADAVAADLGIDEAFADVLPENKDAEVAALQARGHRVAMVGDGVNDAPALARADVGVAIGAGTDVAIESAGVVLAADDPRAVLSIIDLSQASYRKMWQNLVWATGYNVIAVPLAAGVLAFAGVAISPAVAAILMSVSTIVVALNAQLLRRLDLDPERLARK encoded by the coding sequence ATGTCTCACGATCATCAGCAGCAGGAAGTGGAACAGGTCCGGGACACCGGGCACGCCGGGCACGGTGAGCACGCGGATCGGCATGCCGGTCACGGTGCGCAAGGTGAGGTGTTCCGGCAGAAATTCTGGATCAGTCTCGCGCTGTCGGTGCCGGTGGTGGTGTTCAGCCACATGTTCGCCGACCTCCTCGGCTACACCGTCCCCGACTTCCCCGGTGCGTCGTGGATTCCGCCGGTGGTCGGCACCGCCATCTTCTTCTACGGCGGCGCGCCGTTCCTCACCGGCGCGTGGGGTGAGCTGAAATCGCGGCGGCCCGGCATGATGCTGCTGATCGGCATGGCGATCACGGTTGCGTTCCTCGCGTCGTGGGTGACGACCCTGCAGATCGGCGGGTTCAACCTCGACTTCTGGTGGGAGCTGGCGCTTCTCATCGTCATCATGCTCCTCGGACACTGGCTGGAGATGCGGGCGCTGGGGTCGGCGTCCGGTGCCCTCGACGCGCTCGCCGCCCTGCTGCCGGACACCGCCGACAGGGTCACCGACGACGGCATCACCGAGGTGCCCGTCTCCGAACTCGCCACCGGCGACCTCGTGCTGGTGCGGGCCGGTGGCCGCATCCCGGCCGACGGCACCGTCGAGGACGGCCGCGCGGAGGTCGACGAATCGATGATCACCGGCGAATCCAACCCTGTCCCACGGTCGGTCGGCGACACCGTGGTGGCCGGCACGGTCGCCACCGACAGCGCGCTGCGGATCCAGGTGGGCGCGGTGGGGGAGGACACCGCCCTCGCCGGGATCCAGCGACTGGTCGCCGACGCGCAGTCGTCCTCGTCCCGGGCGCAGGCCCTCGCCGACCGCGCCGCGGCATTCCTGTTCTACTTCGCCTCGATTGCAGGGCTTCTCACGTTCGTGGTGTGGTCGCTGCTCGGCAACGTGGACGAGGCCGTGGTGCGGACCGTCACCGTTCTGGTGATCGCCTGCCCGCACGCACTCGGCCTGGCGATACCGCTCGTGATCGCCATCTCCACCGAACGCGCCGCGAAGGCCGGTGTCCTGGTGAAGGACCGGCTGGCGCTCGAACGCATGCGCAACGTCGACGTCGTCCTGTTCGACAAGACCGGCACCCTCACCCAGGGCAGACACGTCGTCACCGGCGTCGTCACCACCGCGGGTGTCACCGAGGCCGAACTGCTCGCGCTTGCCGGCGCCGTGGAGGCCGACAGCGAGCACCCGGTCGCCCGGGCCATCGTCGCCGAGGCCGGCGCGAATGTGCCCGGGGACGAGCGGCGAACCGCGTCCGACTTCCGGTCACTGCCCGGACGGGGGGTGCGCGCGAACGTCGACGGCACACCCGTCGAGGTCGGGGGTCCGGCGATGCTCACCGAACTGAACGTCACTGTTCCCGACGACGTTGCCGCGCAGACGACACGGTGGGTCGAACGCGGCGCCTCGGTCCTGCACGTGGTCCGCGACGGGCGGGTGCTCGGGGCGCTGGCGCTCGAGGACGCCGTCCGCGAGGAGTCGAGGCAGGCGATCGACGCCCTGCACGCGCGCGGCGTGAAGGTCGCGATGATCACCGGAGACGCCCGTCAGGTGGCCGACGCCGTCGCCGCCGACCTCGGGATCGACGAAGCGTTCGCCGACGTGCTGCCGGAGAACAAGGACGCCGAGGTCGCCGCACTCCAGGCACGCGGTCACCGCGTCGCGATGGTCGGCGACGGCGTCAACGACGCGCCCGCACTCGCCCGCGCCGACGTCGGCGTCGCGATCGGCGCCGGCACCGACGTCGCCATCGAATCGGCGGGTGTCGTCCTCGCCGCCGACGACCCCCGCGCCGTGCTCTCGATCATCGACCTGTCGCAGGCCAGCTACCGCAAGATGTGGCAGAACCTGGTGTGGGCCACCGGATACAACGTCATCGCCGTCCCCCTGGCCGCCGGGGTCCTCGCGTTCGCCGGGGTCGCGATCTCACCCGCGGTCGCGGCGATCCTGATGTCCGTCTCCACCATCGTCGTCGCCCTCAACGCGCAGCTGCTGCGCCGACTCGATCTGGATCCGGAACGGCTGGCGCGGAAGTGA
- a CDS encoding FAD-dependent monooxygenase — MGRRHTRGGTVTVVGNGPVGQTTALLLARWGIPVTLLDARAERDPIGSKAICQQRDVLEVWDAIGVGRRLADEGVTWGCARTFHRDHELFAQTFVDRGVSSFPPFVNISQARTEELLDERIAATPSIDVRWGYEATSVDQDDTGVTVTCRTGSGEKTVTSDYAVVAVGSRGSAIRRQLGVTFDGRSFDDKFLICDIAADIPGWADERRFYFDPEWNPGRQVLIHPCPDSTFRIDWQVPGEYDLETEEESGALDARIRKIIGDTDYRIVWKSVYRFHSRVANRMRVDRVLLAGDAAHIVSPFGARGLNSGVADAENAAWKLAFVLRGWADESLLETYHTERHAAAVENIAVTTATMDFLVPQSEHQHRHRRDVLTAALTDPQARAHVDSGRLAEPFWYVESPLTTIDPERPFAGRPERGRTPAAAPGILLPDTPVTLRGGDGSRLRAIARHGILLLAGEGVDVDAIRRAALAAVHTPIRLVRLSEIDTTGVLTATLDAKPGEVWVIRPDAYIAAVTDTVGGLVSALHRITEPVVTVITSAPAVPDPDRVGAAAAR; from the coding sequence ATGGGAAGACGACACACCCGCGGCGGCACGGTCACCGTCGTGGGCAACGGCCCGGTGGGGCAGACGACGGCGTTGCTGTTGGCGCGCTGGGGAATACCGGTGACGTTGCTCGACGCACGGGCCGAGCGTGACCCGATCGGATCGAAGGCCATCTGCCAGCAGCGGGACGTCCTCGAGGTGTGGGACGCGATCGGCGTCGGCAGGCGGCTGGCCGACGAGGGCGTGACGTGGGGGTGCGCCCGCACCTTCCACCGCGACCACGAACTGTTCGCGCAGACGTTCGTCGACCGCGGCGTCTCGTCGTTCCCGCCGTTCGTCAACATCTCCCAGGCACGGACCGAGGAACTGCTCGACGAGCGGATCGCGGCCACGCCGTCGATCGACGTCCGGTGGGGATACGAGGCCACGTCGGTGGATCAGGACGACACCGGCGTGACCGTCACCTGCCGCACCGGCTCCGGGGAGAAGACCGTCACGTCGGACTACGCGGTGGTGGCCGTGGGGTCGCGGGGCAGCGCGATCCGGCGGCAGCTGGGTGTCACGTTCGACGGTCGTTCGTTCGACGACAAGTTCCTGATCTGCGACATCGCCGCCGACATTCCGGGCTGGGCCGACGAGCGCCGCTTCTACTTCGACCCGGAGTGGAACCCGGGCAGGCAGGTGCTCATCCACCCGTGCCCGGACTCGACGTTCCGCATCGACTGGCAGGTGCCCGGCGAGTACGACCTCGAGACAGAGGAGGAGTCGGGTGCGCTGGACGCGCGGATCCGGAAGATCATCGGCGACACCGACTACCGGATCGTGTGGAAATCGGTGTACCGCTTTCACTCCCGGGTCGCGAACCGGATGCGCGTCGACCGGGTGCTGCTGGCCGGGGACGCCGCGCACATCGTGTCGCCGTTCGGGGCGCGAGGCCTGAATTCCGGTGTCGCCGACGCCGAGAACGCCGCATGGAAGCTCGCGTTCGTCCTGCGGGGCTGGGCCGACGAGTCACTGCTCGAGACGTATCACACCGAGCGGCACGCGGCGGCCGTCGAGAACATCGCGGTCACCACGGCGACGATGGATTTCCTCGTCCCGCAGTCCGAACACCAGCACCGGCACCGGCGCGACGTGCTCACCGCGGCGCTCACCGACCCGCAGGCCCGGGCACACGTCGACAGCGGTCGCCTCGCCGAGCCGTTCTGGTACGTCGAATCGCCCTTGACCACAATCGATCCGGAACGGCCCTTCGCCGGGCGCCCCGAGCGTGGCCGCACCCCGGCCGCCGCGCCGGGAATCCTCCTGCCCGATACCCCGGTGACGTTGCGCGGCGGTGACGGCAGTCGGCTCCGCGCCATCGCCCGGCACGGCATCCTGCTTCTCGCGGGTGAGGGTGTGGACGTCGACGCGATCCGCCGCGCGGCCCTCGCAGCGGTGCACACGCCGATCCGCCTCGTCCGGCTGTCGGAGATCGACACCACCGGCGTCCTCACCGCCACTTTGGACGCGAAGCCCGGCGAGGTCTGGGTCATCCGCCCCGACGCCTACATCGCGGCGGTCACCGACACAGTCGGCGGGCTGGTGTCCGCGCTCCACCGAATCACCGAACCCGTCGTCACCGTGATCACTTCCGCGCCAGCCGTTCCGGATCCAGATCGAGTCGGCGCAGCAGCTGCGCGTTGA
- a CDS encoding MBL fold metallo-hydrolase: protein MSPTSFASSADLGEKEQTLEVLADGVYALTAEGDPNIGAIEGEDFVVCFEALATPVAAQDWLRKLREHTDKPVRYLVLSHYHAVRVLGAAAFDAETIVSHETTRALIEERGKEDWASEFGRMPRLAKAADSVPGLTWPTLTFADKLTIDLGGGRGDLVLQHFGRGHTEGDITAWLPKQKILFAGDLVEAQAALYTGDAFHRDWSTGTLDRIKELGAEVLIGGRGAVSHGREAVDAAIEQTRHFIEVMLAEVGAVQQRGGTLKEAFEATHAALNEQYGHWPIFEHCLPFDVSRVWDELSGIERPVIWTAERDREVWDQLQG, encoded by the coding sequence ATGAGCCCCACGAGCTTCGCTTCGTCGGCCGACCTCGGTGAGAAGGAACAGACCCTCGAGGTCCTCGCCGACGGCGTGTACGCCCTCACCGCCGAGGGGGATCCCAACATCGGCGCCATCGAGGGCGAGGACTTCGTCGTCTGCTTCGAGGCGCTCGCCACCCCGGTGGCCGCCCAGGACTGGCTGCGCAAGCTACGCGAGCACACCGACAAGCCGGTCCGGTACCTGGTGCTCTCGCACTACCACGCCGTCCGCGTTCTCGGTGCGGCCGCGTTCGACGCCGAGACCATCGTCTCGCACGAGACCACCCGCGCGCTCATCGAGGAGCGTGGAAAAGAAGACTGGGCAAGCGAATTCGGACGCATGCCGCGCCTGGCCAAAGCGGCCGACTCGGTGCCCGGACTGACGTGGCCCACCCTGACGTTCGCCGACAAGCTCACCATCGACCTCGGGGGCGGACGCGGCGACCTGGTTCTCCAGCACTTCGGCCGCGGACACACCGAGGGCGACATCACCGCGTGGCTGCCGAAGCAGAAGATCCTCTTCGCCGGCGACCTCGTGGAGGCTCAGGCCGCGCTCTACACCGGTGACGCCTTCCACCGCGACTGGTCCACCGGCACCCTCGACCGGATCAAGGAGCTCGGCGCTGAGGTCCTGATCGGCGGACGCGGCGCCGTCTCCCACGGTCGGGAGGCCGTCGACGCCGCGATCGAGCAGACCCGCCACTTCATCGAGGTCATGCTGGCCGAGGTCGGTGCCGTCCAGCAGCGCGGTGGCACCCTCAAGGAGGCGTTCGAAGCCACCCACGCCGCACTGAACGAGCAGTACGGGCACTGGCCGATCTTCGAACACTGCCTCCCCTTCGACGTCTCCCGCGTGTGGGACGAACTGTCGGGCATCGAGCGGCCCGTCATCTGGACCGCCGAGCGTGACCGCGAGGTCTGGGACCAGTTGCAGGGCTGA
- a CDS encoding YeiH family protein, which produces MSSQLSESKSEERRVESPATLPRLQTATAALLPGLTLCAVATAVAMGVGRFLPTVSPLLIAIVLGAVLSNVVHLPERLRPGLQFSAKKLLRVGIALLGLQLMLSDILGLGWGVIVVVVSIVCLGIVGTMFVGKLLGLSWTQRLLIACGFSICGAAAVAAVDGVVDADEEEVITAVALVVIFGTLMIPAIPLLSRALGLSDTDAGLWAGGSIHEVAQVVAAGGAIGGAALGVAAVIKLARVLMLAPVMAVLSVRQRKLAGTDADVKRPPLVPLFVLAFLVCVGLRSSGLLPEGLLADAKIVQTGLLTAAMFALGAGVQIATIKKVGARPFVLAGISTVWVASIALVGVLLAG; this is translated from the coding sequence ATGAGTAGTCAACTGAGCGAATCGAAGTCCGAGGAACGGCGCGTCGAGAGCCCGGCAACGTTGCCGCGACTGCAGACCGCCACGGCCGCTCTCCTGCCGGGTCTGACGCTGTGCGCCGTCGCCACCGCCGTCGCCATGGGTGTCGGCCGGTTCCTTCCGACGGTGAGCCCACTGCTCATCGCCATCGTGCTCGGTGCCGTTCTGTCGAACGTCGTGCATCTGCCCGAACGCCTGCGCCCAGGACTGCAGTTCTCTGCCAAGAAGCTGTTGCGGGTGGGCATCGCCCTCCTCGGACTCCAGTTGATGCTGAGCGACATCCTCGGACTGGGCTGGGGCGTCATCGTCGTGGTCGTCTCGATCGTCTGTCTCGGCATCGTGGGAACGATGTTCGTGGGCAAGCTGCTCGGCCTCAGCTGGACCCAGCGCCTGCTCATCGCCTGCGGATTCTCGATCTGCGGTGCGGCCGCCGTCGCGGCGGTGGACGGTGTCGTCGACGCCGACGAGGAAGAGGTGATCACCGCGGTCGCGCTCGTCGTCATCTTCGGCACGCTCATGATCCCCGCGATCCCGCTGCTGTCGCGGGCGCTGGGACTCTCCGACACCGACGCCGGCCTGTGGGCGGGCGGCTCCATCCACGAGGTCGCGCAGGTCGTCGCCGCGGGCGGCGCGATCGGCGGTGCCGCCCTCGGCGTCGCCGCGGTCATCAAACTCGCGCGAGTCCTCATGCTCGCCCCGGTCATGGCCGTCCTCAGCGTGCGCCAGCGCAAGCTCGCCGGCACCGACGCCGACGTGAAGCGGCCCCCGCTCGTCCCGCTCTTCGTCCTCGCGTTCCTCGTCTGCGTCGGCCTGCGATCGTCCGGCCTGCTGCCCGAGGGCCTGCTCGCCGACGCCAAGATCGTGCAGACCGGTCTCCTCACCGCCGCGATGTTCGCCCTCGGTGCCGGCGTCCAGATCGCCACGATCAAGAAGGTCGGCGCACGACCCTTCGTGCTCGCGGGCATCTCCACCGTCTGGGTCGCATCGATCGCCCTGGTCGGCGTACTGCTCGCGGGGTGA
- a CDS encoding LysR family transcriptional regulator, which translates to MSRRWPEFPVLELLVGVDDHGSLSAAARLAGMAQPNASRAIKQLERQFGMTLLQRSPTGSILTPQGTVIAHWARRVLSDTRRLLDVAEGLRAERAAELTVGASMTVAEHLMPGWLGQFRRLHSDVTIHLQVHNSTQVFERIDSRICDVGFVESPTVPRPLKSLTVARDRLVVVVHPTHPWARRRKALSVAELALTPLLAREPGSGTRTTLDVALQEYDRAAPLLELGSAAAIRTSVLAGVGPAVMSTLAVAEQVGAGELKVIDVDGLELDRVLRAVWRGARQLDGPAGELVRLVRRVGAEP; encoded by the coding sequence ATGTCCCGCAGATGGCCCGAGTTCCCCGTTCTCGAGTTGCTCGTGGGCGTCGACGACCACGGAAGCCTCAGCGCTGCCGCCAGACTCGCCGGAATGGCGCAGCCGAATGCGAGTCGCGCCATCAAGCAACTCGAGCGCCAGTTCGGCATGACACTGCTGCAGCGCAGCCCGACGGGCTCGATACTGACACCGCAGGGAACCGTGATCGCGCACTGGGCGCGCCGGGTGCTCTCCGACACGCGCCGGCTGCTCGACGTCGCCGAGGGATTGCGCGCGGAACGCGCCGCCGAGTTGACGGTGGGTGCGAGCATGACAGTCGCGGAACACCTGATGCCGGGGTGGCTGGGGCAGTTTCGCCGTTTGCACTCCGACGTAACCATTCACCTGCAGGTACACAACTCGACTCAGGTGTTCGAGCGGATCGACAGCAGGATCTGCGACGTCGGGTTCGTCGAATCGCCGACGGTACCACGACCGTTGAAGAGTCTCACGGTCGCGCGTGACCGGCTGGTCGTCGTCGTTCACCCCACCCATCCGTGGGCACGGCGACGGAAGGCGCTGTCCGTCGCCGAGTTGGCGCTGACACCGCTCCTGGCCCGCGAGCCGGGATCCGGAACGCGGACCACCCTCGACGTGGCATTGCAGGAATACGACCGGGCGGCACCGCTTCTCGAGCTGGGCAGCGCCGCCGCGATTCGCACCAGCGTGCTGGCCGGGGTCGGTCCCGCGGTGATGAGCACCCTGGCGGTGGCGGAGCAGGTCGGCGCCGGAGAGCTGAAGGTGATCGACGTCGACGGTCTCGAACTCGACAGGGTGCTGCGCGCCGTGTGGCGGGGCGCGCGTCAGCTCGACGGTCCCGCAGGCGAACTGGTGCGTCTGGTCCGCCGGGTCGGTGCCGAACCGTGA
- a CDS encoding sulfite exporter TauE/SafE family protein, with protein MTMLLIGALCIGIASVIGGATGFGTALIATPVMLMVGFAVPEVVFVNLVTGLITRIGAAYQLREHITWGRVALLGGGSLPGAWLGAVTLGSLPEQYLKPAAGVVVMLCGLAMALPNRAEATRAPSTTAHVLTGSVGGYLGTTTSLNGPPPVLLLMRARLPPMAFIADLAGYFIVANVMALAVLWFHDEITESMFWPRLPVFVGAALIGNVIGLAIARRLPPGVFRSAVIALVIAAGAATCILG; from the coding sequence ATGACGATGCTCCTCATCGGTGCCCTGTGTATCGGCATCGCGTCGGTCATCGGCGGCGCCACCGGGTTCGGGACGGCACTGATCGCGACGCCGGTGATGCTGATGGTCGGATTCGCCGTTCCCGAAGTGGTATTCGTCAATCTGGTGACGGGCCTGATCACGCGGATCGGCGCCGCGTATCAGTTGCGAGAACACATCACGTGGGGACGGGTGGCGCTGCTCGGCGGTGGCAGCCTGCCCGGCGCCTGGCTGGGCGCGGTCACGCTCGGTTCGCTGCCGGAGCAGTATCTGAAGCCGGCAGCGGGAGTCGTGGTGATGTTGTGCGGGCTTGCGATGGCGCTCCCCAACCGGGCGGAAGCCACACGTGCGCCCTCCACGACCGCGCACGTCCTCACCGGTTCCGTGGGTGGGTACCTCGGAACGACGACGTCGCTCAACGGACCGCCACCGGTCCTGTTGCTGATGCGCGCGCGGTTGCCACCGATGGCCTTCATTGCCGATCTTGCAGGCTATTTCATCGTCGCGAACGTGATGGCGCTCGCGGTACTGTGGTTCCACGACGAAATCACGGAATCGATGTTCTGGCCGCGACTCCCGGTCTTCGTCGGGGCCGCGCTGATCGGCAACGTCATCGGGCTGGCGATCGCCCGCCGACTTCCGCCGGGGGTGTTCCGTTCCGCGGTCATCGCACTGGTGATCGCCGCCGGTGCGGCGACCTGCATTCTCGGGTGA